One Stenotrophomonas maltophilia DNA window includes the following coding sequences:
- the lpxD gene encoding UDP-3-O-(3-hydroxymyristoyl)glucosamine N-acyltransferase: protein MNTPTYTAQQLAEQFGLQVHGDPATAIHGVATLAHAGPGQLTFLANPRYRAQLADSQASLVVLRADDAEAAPGAALVAKDPYTTFAKIAALFDIAPTRPPGIHPSAVIDPSAQVAASAHIGPFVSIGARSVVGENCIIGTGSVIGEDCSLDNGCELIARVTLVTRVKLGKRVRVHPGAVLGADGFGLAMDAGKWIKVPQLGGVRIGDDCEIGANTCVDRGALEDTVLDEDVRLDNLVQIAHNVQIGAHSAIAGCTGIAGSARIGRYCLLGGHVGVVGHLEICDKVVITGKSVVRNSIHEPGEYSSGTPLTDNRTWRKNAARFKQLDALARRVLAAGKEKE from the coding sequence GTGAATACTCCTACCTACACCGCCCAGCAACTCGCCGAGCAGTTCGGCCTGCAGGTCCATGGCGACCCCGCCACCGCCATCCATGGCGTGGCCACCCTCGCCCATGCCGGTCCTGGCCAGCTGACCTTCCTCGCCAACCCGCGCTACCGCGCCCAGCTGGCCGACAGCCAGGCCTCGCTGGTGGTCCTGCGTGCCGACGACGCCGAGGCCGCCCCCGGCGCCGCGCTCGTCGCCAAGGACCCCTACACCACCTTCGCCAAGATCGCCGCGCTGTTCGACATCGCGCCGACGCGGCCGCCGGGCATCCATCCCAGCGCCGTCATCGATCCCAGCGCCCAGGTCGCGGCCAGCGCCCATATCGGCCCGTTCGTCTCGATCGGCGCGCGCAGCGTGGTCGGCGAGAACTGCATCATCGGCACCGGCAGCGTGATCGGCGAAGACTGCAGCCTGGACAATGGCTGCGAACTGATCGCCCGGGTCACCCTGGTTACCCGGGTCAAGCTCGGCAAGCGCGTCCGCGTGCACCCCGGTGCCGTGCTCGGCGCCGATGGCTTCGGCCTGGCGATGGACGCCGGCAAGTGGATCAAGGTGCCGCAGTTGGGCGGCGTGCGCATCGGCGATGACTGCGAGATCGGCGCCAATACCTGCGTTGACCGCGGTGCGCTGGAAGACACCGTGCTGGACGAGGACGTGCGCCTGGACAACCTGGTGCAGATCGCGCACAACGTGCAGATCGGCGCGCACTCGGCCATCGCCGGCTGCACCGGCATCGCCGGCAGCGCCAGGATCGGCCGCTACTGCCTGCTCGGCGGCCACGTCGGCGTGGTCGGCCACCTCGAGATCTGCGACAAGGTCGTGATCACCGGCAAGTCGGTGGTCCGCAATTCCATCCATGAGCCGGGCGAGTACTCGTCCGGCACCCCGTTGACCGACAACCGCACGTGGCGCAAGAACGCCGCGCGCTTCAAGCAGCTGGACGCATTGGCTCGCCGCGTCCTGGCCGCTGGCAAGGAGAAAGAATGA
- the bamA gene encoding outer membrane protein assembly factor BamA → MTRLPNRRLLALALAAVTGAPALAQAAEPFTVSDIRVDGLQRISSGTVFTYLPVERGETITDNKVGETIRALYKTGFFEDVQLDRQGSILVVTVKERPAINKLTVTGNKDIKSEQLLKGLSDIGLTEGGTFDRLSLDRVTQELRRQYNDRGKYTVEITPTVSPLDRNRVDIAIAIKEGKAAKIRHVNLVGTEKFESKDILETWESKEHNWASWYRRDDQYSKEKLSGDLEKLNSWYLDRGYVDFSIDSTQVSISPDKRDMFLTAGVTEGAQYKISEIKVSGDTILPQEDVERMVIQKPGDTFSRALLEFSSDTITNSLSNIGYAFAKVNPIPTTNRPDQTVAINMQVVPGPRVSVRRILFRGNTRTSDEVMRREMRQFENSWYSQAAIDRSKIRLQRLGYFESVDVETPAVSGSNDQVDVVYNVKETTSGSFVFGLGYSQSYGMTTSVQLSQNNFLGGGNRVSVEASRSSYLQRYGFSYTNPYFTDDGVSLGYNLSWRELDYSDFNTAQYNSTNGSAQVVFGVPITETDTVSLMFGIDSNQITTYPGSTPQSIIDYINVLGSKTFHAWRTELGWARDSRNDYFMPTRGTYQRVGLETTLPGSTIEYYKLNYQISKYWPIMPSLVINTRAEIGYGDSYGNDKTAMVPDEKGELRSVTATGLPFYENFYAGGTNSVRGFEDNTLGPREATRGYPEGQPLGGSLKTVGSVEAYFPRLFDSPSARVSAFVDFGNVYTGVDNFKANELRVSTGVALLWRAPVGPISISYAFPLKKEDGDKVERLQFTFGGQF, encoded by the coding sequence ATGACGCGACTCCCCAATCGCCGCCTGCTGGCCCTCGCCCTCGCCGCCGTCACCGGCGCTCCCGCCCTGGCCCAGGCAGCCGAGCCCTTCACTGTCAGCGACATCCGCGTCGATGGCCTGCAGCGCATCAGCTCGGGCACGGTGTTCACCTACCTGCCGGTGGAACGTGGCGAGACCATCACCGACAACAAGGTCGGCGAGACCATCCGCGCCCTGTACAAGACCGGCTTCTTCGAAGACGTGCAGCTGGACCGCCAGGGCAGCATCCTGGTGGTGACCGTCAAGGAACGCCCGGCGATCAACAAGCTGACCGTCACCGGCAACAAGGACATCAAGTCCGAGCAGCTGCTCAAGGGCCTGTCCGACATCGGCCTGACCGAAGGCGGCACCTTCGACCGCCTGAGCCTGGACCGCGTGACCCAGGAGCTTCGCCGCCAGTACAACGACCGCGGCAAGTACACCGTCGAGATCACCCCGACCGTGAGCCCGCTGGACCGCAACCGCGTGGACATCGCGATCGCGATCAAGGAAGGCAAGGCGGCCAAGATCCGCCACGTCAACCTGGTCGGCACCGAGAAGTTCGAGAGCAAGGACATCCTGGAGACCTGGGAGTCCAAGGAGCACAACTGGGCATCGTGGTACCGCCGTGATGACCAGTACTCCAAGGAAAAGCTGTCCGGCGACCTGGAAAAGCTCAACTCCTGGTACCTGGACCGCGGCTATGTCGACTTCAGCATCGATTCCACCCAGGTCTCGATCAGCCCCGACAAGCGCGACATGTTCCTCACCGCCGGCGTGACCGAGGGTGCGCAGTACAAGATCTCCGAGATCAAGGTCAGCGGCGACACCATCCTCCCGCAGGAGGACGTCGAGCGCATGGTGATCCAGAAGCCGGGCGACACGTTCTCGCGTGCGCTGCTGGAATTCAGCTCGGACACCATCACCAACTCGCTGTCCAACATCGGCTACGCGTTCGCCAAGGTGAACCCGATCCCGACCACCAACCGCCCCGACCAGACCGTGGCAATCAACATGCAGGTCGTTCCCGGTCCGCGCGTGTCGGTGCGTCGCATCCTGTTCCGCGGCAACACGCGTACGTCCGACGAAGTGATGCGTCGCGAAATGCGCCAGTTCGAGAACAGCTGGTACTCGCAGGCCGCGATCGACCGTTCCAAGATCCGCCTGCAGCGCCTGGGCTACTTCGAGTCCGTTGACGTCGAGACTCCGGCCGTCAGCGGCAGCAACGACCAGGTCGACGTCGTCTACAACGTCAAGGAAACCACCTCCGGCAGCTTCGTGTTCGGCCTGGGCTATTCGCAGTCCTACGGCATGACCACGTCGGTGCAGCTGTCGCAGAACAACTTCCTCGGCGGCGGCAACCGCGTGTCGGTCGAAGCCTCGCGCAGCAGCTACCTGCAGCGCTATGGCTTCAGCTACACCAACCCGTACTTCACCGATGACGGCGTGTCGCTGGGCTACAACCTGTCCTGGCGCGAACTGGACTACTCCGACTTCAACACCGCGCAGTACAACAGCACCAATGGCTCGGCGCAGGTGGTGTTCGGCGTGCCGATCACCGAGACCGATACCGTCTCGCTGATGTTCGGCATCGACAGCAACCAGATCACCACCTATCCGGGCTCCACCCCGCAGTCGATCATCGACTACATCAACGTGCTGGGCAGCAAGACCTTCCACGCGTGGCGCACGGAGCTGGGCTGGGCACGCGACTCGCGCAACGACTACTTCATGCCGACCCGCGGCACCTACCAGCGCGTTGGCCTGGAAACGACGCTGCCGGGCTCGACCATCGAGTACTACAAGCTGAACTACCAGATCAGCAAGTACTGGCCGATCATGCCGTCGCTGGTCATCAACACCCGCGCCGAGATCGGCTACGGCGACAGCTATGGCAACGACAAGACCGCGATGGTGCCGGACGAGAAGGGCGAGCTGCGCTCGGTCACCGCCACGGGACTGCCGTTCTACGAGAACTTCTATGCCGGCGGCACCAACTCGGTGCGCGGTTTCGAAGACAACACCCTCGGCCCGCGTGAAGCGACCCGTGGCTACCCGGAAGGCCAGCCGCTGGGTGGTTCGCTGAAGACCGTCGGTTCGGTCGAAGCCTACTTCCCGCGCCTGTTCGACAGCCCGTCAGCGCGCGTGTCGGCCTTCGTCGACTTCGGCAACGTCTATACCGGCGTGGACAACTTCAAGGCCAACGAACTGCGCGTGTCGACCGGTGTGGCCCTGCTGTGGCGCGCCCCGGTCGGCCCGATCTCGATCAGCTACGCCTTCCCGCTGAAGAAGGAAGACGGCGACAAGGTCGAGCGCCTGCAATTCACGTTCGGTGGGCAGTTCTGA
- the rseP gene encoding RIP metalloprotease RseP — MTDFIGSVWWMIVSLGLLVTFHEFGHYWVGRLCGVKILRFSVGFGRPLWSRRDRHGTDFAIAAIPLGGYVKFLDEREVEVHPHERGQAFNHKTVWQRIAIVAAGPIANLLLCILLLWAMFVIGKQDYSPTIGRADGIAASAGLASGDRVLRVDERPVATLGEASMALTAAAMDRRDVKLEVLDRADQVRVRTLPLSQLPAGFDERRVPILAGLYWQSWLQPALVDSLTTDSVVAGQLQPGDLIVAIDGQRIDSVDQVIGEIQALGRAGGSGMIEVLRGGERLALEVTPRQGKDGKGNPVWQIGVGFPTSYSPAYDTLLRYGPLDAVTVAVRETGRLAADSLGMMGRIVTGKASLQNVSGPVTIARVANVSAKRGLDWFLQFLALLSLSLCIINLLPIPILDGGHLLYYLIELVKGSPLSERAIAAGQYIGLALLAGLMGLAFYNDILGLVPR, encoded by the coding sequence ATGACTGACTTCATCGGATCGGTCTGGTGGATGATTGTCAGCCTCGGGCTGCTGGTCACGTTCCACGAATTCGGGCACTACTGGGTCGGGCGCCTGTGCGGGGTCAAGATCCTGCGCTTCTCGGTCGGCTTCGGCCGCCCACTGTGGTCGCGCCGGGACCGGCACGGCACCGACTTCGCGATCGCCGCCATCCCGCTGGGTGGCTACGTCAAATTCCTCGACGAGCGCGAGGTTGAAGTCCATCCGCACGAGCGCGGCCAGGCCTTCAACCACAAGACCGTCTGGCAGCGTATCGCCATCGTCGCTGCCGGACCGATCGCCAATCTGCTGCTGTGCATCCTGCTGCTGTGGGCGATGTTCGTGATCGGCAAGCAGGACTATTCGCCGACCATCGGCCGTGCCGATGGCATTGCCGCCAGCGCCGGCCTGGCCAGTGGCGACCGCGTGCTGCGCGTGGATGAGCGCCCGGTGGCCACCCTCGGTGAAGCCAGCATGGCGCTGACCGCCGCCGCGATGGACCGCCGCGATGTGAAGCTGGAAGTGCTCGACCGCGCCGACCAGGTGCGGGTGCGCACCCTGCCGCTGTCGCAGCTGCCGGCCGGTTTCGATGAACGGCGCGTACCGATCCTGGCTGGCCTGTACTGGCAGTCGTGGCTGCAGCCGGCGCTGGTCGACTCGCTGACCACCGATTCGGTGGTGGCCGGGCAGCTTCAGCCGGGCGATCTGATCGTGGCCATCGACGGCCAGCGCATCGACAGCGTCGACCAGGTGATCGGCGAGATCCAGGCCCTCGGCCGCGCCGGTGGCTCGGGCATGATCGAGGTCCTGCGCGGCGGTGAGCGCCTGGCTCTGGAAGTCACCCCCCGTCAGGGCAAGGATGGCAAGGGCAACCCGGTCTGGCAGATCGGCGTCGGATTCCCCACCAGCTACAGCCCCGCCTACGACACCCTGCTGCGCTACGGGCCGCTGGACGCGGTGACCGTGGCCGTGCGCGAAACCGGCCGCCTGGCCGCCGATTCGCTGGGCATGATGGGCCGCATCGTCACCGGCAAGGCCTCGCTGCAGAACGTTTCCGGGCCGGTCACCATCGCCCGCGTGGCCAATGTTTCGGCCAAGCGCGGCCTCGACTGGTTCCTGCAGTTCCTTGCCCTGCTGTCACTCAGCCTGTGCATCATCAACCTGTTGCCGATCCCGATCTTGGACGGCGGCCACCTGCTGTATTACCTTATCGAGTTGGTCAAGGGCAGCCCGCTGAGCGAGCGTGCCATCGCCGCCGGCCAATACATCGGCCTGGCGTTGCTGGCCGGGCTGATGGGGTTGGCGTTCTACAACGACATCCTCGGCCTGGTCCCGCGATGA
- a CDS encoding 1-deoxy-D-xylulose-5-phosphate reductoisomerase, whose amino-acid sequence MNAVADLRRVAVFGATGSIGASTLDVIARHPQRYQATVLAAGRQVQALLALCRQHKPAHAVIADESLFGELRDGLRDAGLATEAHAGHAALDQLASSDACDTVVAAIVGAAGLSSTLAAAAAGKRILLANKESLVLAGELLTRTAQHAGAEIIPIDSEHSAIFQCLRSRDASIDGAGVRRILLTASGGPFRGRSRAELAQVTPAQAVAHPKWSMGPKISVDSATLMNKGLEVIEAHHLFGIPGERIEVLVHPQSLVHSLVEFVDGSTLAQMGLPDMRTTLAVGLGWPQRIESGVAGLDLLAQGRLDFEAPDTDAFPCLALAWQAMQAGGTAPAVLNAANEEAVSAFLQGRIGFLTIPELVANALSTLPTQAADTLEVLLSADQRARQLTLNAIDAA is encoded by the coding sequence ATGAATGCTGTCGCAGACCTGCGCCGGGTCGCCGTATTCGGCGCCACCGGCTCGATCGGTGCCTCCACGCTGGATGTGATCGCCCGCCACCCGCAGCGCTACCAGGCCACGGTGCTCGCCGCCGGCCGCCAGGTGCAGGCGCTGCTCGCGTTGTGCCGCCAGCACAAGCCGGCGCACGCGGTGATCGCCGACGAATCGCTGTTCGGTGAACTGCGTGACGGCCTGCGCGATGCCGGCCTGGCCACCGAGGCCCATGCCGGCCATGCCGCGCTGGACCAGCTGGCCTCCAGCGATGCCTGTGACACCGTGGTTGCCGCCATCGTCGGCGCCGCCGGGCTGTCTTCAACCTTGGCTGCCGCTGCCGCCGGCAAGCGCATCCTGCTGGCCAACAAGGAATCGCTGGTGCTGGCCGGTGAGCTGCTGACCCGCACTGCCCAGCACGCTGGCGCTGAGATCATTCCGATCGACAGCGAACACAGCGCGATCTTCCAGTGCCTGCGCTCACGCGACGCCAGCATTGACGGCGCTGGTGTGCGCCGGATCCTGCTGACCGCCTCCGGCGGCCCGTTCCGTGGCCGCAGCCGGGCCGAGCTGGCCCAGGTCACCCCGGCGCAGGCCGTGGCCCACCCGAAGTGGTCGATGGGCCCGAAGATCTCGGTCGATTCGGCGACGTTGATGAACAAGGGCCTGGAAGTGATCGAGGCCCACCACCTGTTCGGCATCCCCGGCGAGCGCATCGAGGTGCTGGTGCACCCGCAGAGTCTGGTGCATTCGCTGGTCGAGTTCGTGGACGGTTCGACCCTGGCGCAGATGGGCCTGCCGGACATGCGCACCACCCTTGCGGTCGGCCTCGGTTGGCCGCAGCGCATCGAATCGGGCGTGGCCGGGCTGGATCTGCTGGCCCAGGGCCGGCTGGATTTCGAGGCGCCTGACACCGACGCCTTCCCCTGCCTGGCGCTGGCCTGGCAGGCCATGCAGGCCGGCGGTACCGCCCCGGCGGTGCTGAACGCTGCCAATGAAGAGGCCGTTTCAGCGTTTCTTCAGGGCCGGATCGGTTTCCTGACGATCCCGGAGCTGGTTGCTAACGCTCTTTCAACACTGCCGACGCAAGCAGCCGATACACTGGAGGTCCTGTTGTCCGCCGACCAGCGGGCACGCCAGCTGACCCTGAACGCCATCGACGCCGCCTGA
- a CDS encoding phosphatidate cytidylyltransferase codes for MTKTRVLAALIMAPVAIAAILLLPTQWLAAAAAAVLLIGLWEWLKLAGIEDTLARTVLLVLNLLLMVLLVWADGSTLVLFQITTLAGVAWWLAALVWLRFFNFGAQPSAPSRIVKMLAGTLAIVPAWAALVLIHAGGDPPGTQGHLWLLAALALVWAADSGAYFAGRHFGKHKLAPRISPNKTWEGLFGGLLAGVAVAVGLGWLAGIDTAHLPGLLITSVMAVFASVLGDLFESLIKRHAGAKDSGHLIPGHGGVLDRVDGVLAAVPVFALGKEIFGF; via the coding sequence ATGACCAAGACCCGAGTCCTCGCCGCGCTGATCATGGCGCCGGTCGCCATTGCCGCGATCCTGCTGCTGCCGACGCAATGGCTGGCCGCCGCCGCCGCCGCCGTGCTGCTGATCGGCCTGTGGGAGTGGCTGAAGCTGGCCGGCATCGAAGACACGCTGGCGCGCACCGTGCTGCTGGTACTGAACCTGCTGCTGATGGTGCTGCTGGTGTGGGCCGATGGCAGCACGCTGGTGCTGTTCCAGATCACCACATTGGCCGGTGTTGCCTGGTGGTTGGCGGCGCTGGTCTGGCTTCGCTTCTTCAATTTCGGCGCGCAACCGTCGGCCCCCTCGCGCATCGTGAAGATGCTGGCCGGCACCCTTGCCATCGTTCCGGCCTGGGCCGCGCTGGTGCTGATCCATGCTGGCGGCGATCCGCCGGGCACGCAGGGCCACCTGTGGCTGCTGGCGGCGCTGGCACTGGTCTGGGCGGCCGATTCGGGCGCCTATTTCGCCGGCCGTCACTTCGGCAAGCACAAGCTGGCCCCGCGCATCAGCCCCAACAAGACCTGGGAAGGCCTGTTCGGCGGCCTGCTGGCCGGTGTCGCCGTGGCCGTCGGCCTGGGCTGGCTGGCCGGCATCGATACCGCACACCTGCCGGGCCTGCTGATCACCTCGGTGATGGCCGTGTTCGCCTCGGTGCTGGGTGATCTTTTCGAAAGCCTGATCAAGCGCCACGCGGGCGCCAAGGACTCGGGCCACCTGATTCCGGGCCATGGTGGCGTACTCGACCGTGTCGACGGCGTTCTGGCGGCAGTGCCGGTGTTCGCACTCGGCAAGGAAATCTTCGGGTTCTGA
- the uppS gene encoding polyprenyl diphosphate synthase: MPSVPPPLPAALPRHIAIIMDGNGRWAQQRRRPRVIGHRAGARAVNRTIERCLELGIPALTLFAFSSENWGRPQEEVDALMKLFLGALDREVDELHRRGVRVRFIGERERFGAGLVSRMQLAEQRTADNTTLTLSIAASYGGRQDIARAARALAAEVAAGRLLPEQIDESLLGRQVALADLPPPDLFIRTGGDTRISNFLLWQLAYTELWFTEALWPDFDAALLQQALDAYGGRERRFGLTSAQIAALATETSSP, translated from the coding sequence ATGCCTTCAGTCCCGCCTCCGTTGCCGGCCGCCCTGCCCCGCCACATTGCCATCATCATGGATGGCAATGGCCGCTGGGCACAGCAGCGCCGTCGTCCGCGCGTGATCGGCCACCGGGCCGGCGCGCGTGCGGTCAACCGCACCATCGAGCGCTGCCTTGAGCTGGGCATTCCGGCGCTGACCCTGTTCGCGTTCTCAAGCGAGAACTGGGGCCGGCCGCAGGAAGAAGTCGATGCGTTGATGAAGCTGTTCCTCGGCGCGCTCGACCGCGAAGTGGACGAGCTGCATCGGCGTGGCGTGCGCGTGCGCTTCATCGGCGAGCGCGAACGCTTCGGTGCCGGGCTGGTCAGCCGCATGCAGCTGGCAGAGCAGCGCACCGCAGACAACACCACCCTGACCCTGTCGATCGCCGCCAGCTACGGTGGCCGCCAGGACATCGCCCGTGCCGCGCGCGCGCTGGCAGCGGAAGTCGCCGCCGGCCGCCTGCTGCCCGAACAGATCGACGAATCGCTGCTGGGCCGCCAGGTTGCCCTGGCTGACCTGCCGCCACCGGACCTGTTCATCCGCACCGGTGGCGATACCCGCATCAGCAACTTCCTGCTGTGGCAGCTGGCGTACACCGAGCTGTGGTTCACCGAGGCCCTGTGGCCGGACTTCGATGCCGCGCTGCTGCAGCAGGCGCTGGACGCCTATGGCGGCCGCGAACGTCGTTTCGGTCTGACCAGCGCCCAGATCGCCGCACTGGCCACCGAGACCTCCAGCCCATGA
- the frr gene encoding ribosome recycling factor: MLNDIKNNAQTRMAKSIDALKHTLTSIRTGRATPALLDRVTVSAYGNASTPLNQVASISNADAHSLLVTPFDKSMIKEIEKGLYNAEFTPNTLGTAIRINMPPPTEERRKELAKQVQKEGEGAKIAIRNIRQDANKEIAKLVKDKAISEDEKKRGEDDIQKLTDTNIKDVDKVVADKEKELLSV; the protein is encoded by the coding sequence ATGCTCAACGACATCAAGAACAACGCGCAGACGCGCATGGCCAAGAGCATCGACGCTCTGAAGCACACCCTCACCTCGATCCGCACCGGCCGCGCCACCCCGGCCCTGCTGGACCGCGTCACGGTCAGCGCCTATGGCAACGCCAGCACCCCGCTGAACCAGGTCGCATCGATCTCCAACGCCGACGCCCACTCGCTGCTGGTCACGCCGTTCGACAAGAGCATGATCAAGGAGATCGAAAAGGGGCTCTACAACGCCGAGTTCACCCCGAACACGCTGGGCACCGCGATCCGCATCAACATGCCGCCGCCGACCGAAGAGCGCCGCAAGGAGCTGGCCAAGCAGGTGCAGAAGGAAGGCGAAGGCGCCAAGATCGCGATCCGCAACATCCGTCAGGACGCGAACAAGGAAATCGCCAAGCTGGTCAAGGACAAGGCGATCAGCGAAGACGAGAAGAAGCGCGGTGAGGACGACATCCAGAAGTTGACCGACACCAACATCAAGGACGTCGACAAGGTCGTTGCCGACAAGGAAAAAGAACTGCTGTCGGTCTGA
- the pyrH gene encoding UMP kinase encodes MSKLAYRRILLKLSGEALMGDEDYGIDPKIINRLAREVIEAQQAGAEVALVIGGGNIFRGAGLAAGGMDRVTGDQMGMLATVINALAMQDALEKLGAKARVMSAIKINDVCEDYIRRRAIRHLEKGRLVIFAAGVGSPFFTTDSGAALRAIEIGADLLLKATKVDGVYDKDPNKHSDAVRFDSLSYDEVIRRGLEVMDTAAFALARDSDLPMRVFDMGQPGELLKILSGENIGTLVQGRDPA; translated from the coding sequence ATGTCCAAGCTCGCCTATCGCCGCATCCTTCTGAAACTGTCCGGGGAGGCGCTGATGGGAGATGAGGACTACGGCATCGACCCGAAGATCATCAACCGCCTGGCCCGTGAGGTCATCGAAGCCCAGCAGGCCGGTGCCGAAGTGGCGCTGGTGATCGGCGGCGGCAACATCTTCCGCGGCGCCGGCCTGGCCGCTGGCGGCATGGACCGGGTCACCGGCGACCAGATGGGCATGCTGGCCACGGTCATCAACGCCCTGGCCATGCAGGACGCCCTGGAAAAGCTGGGCGCCAAGGCCCGCGTGATGAGCGCGATCAAGATCAACGACGTGTGCGAGGACTACATCCGCCGCCGCGCCATCCGCCACCTGGAAAAGGGCCGTCTGGTGATCTTCGCCGCCGGCGTCGGCAGCCCGTTCTTCACCACCGACTCCGGTGCTGCCCTGCGCGCGATCGAGATCGGCGCCGACCTTCTGCTGAAGGCGACCAAGGTTGACGGCGTGTACGACAAGGACCCGAACAAGCACAGCGACGCGGTCCGCTTCGACAGCCTGAGCTACGACGAAGTGATCCGCCGTGGCCTGGAAGTGATGGATACCGCCGCCTTCGCACTGGCCCGCGACAGCGACCTGCCGATGCGCGTGTTCGACATGGGCCAGCCGGGTGAGCTGCTGAAGATCCTCAGCGGCGAGAACATCGGCACCCTGGTCCAGGGCCGCGACCCGGCCTGA
- a CDS encoding GGDEF domain-containing protein, producing MPPELTAALALCRNLPSPPGIALRIIELAQDPEADIATAADIIAIDMALSARMLRIANSPLYASRRRIENLGQALTMLGLNATISLALGFTVTQGLTGGADHDLRQRAWKRSILSALAASQLGQARGLRRLEELMLAGLLQDLGVLCLAQAESERYLPLLREARDNTDLVAREREELGCSHADVGAWVAEQWGLPRYLVESISHSEDEDAAESPFQACVQLSGAVADIWLDDDADAARERALHQVHDRLELDSARFDQVLTRISEALPDIASLFEAGLNSPLRVRELIDHAQELATLRNLRELQDADQARRRADEFEARAKRLADQAHRDALTGVLNRRQLEAVLEQEFLRAGRQGWPLSVAFIDLDDFKKINDAHGHLTGDEVLRAFAGKLQGQLRNSDTVARFGGEEFVALLPNTSESVALDVIRRVLANIVATPMAELEGGPLFVTFSAGVATQGGYERFADVQDLLRAADDVLYRSKNLGRNRVIARSPGALGHDELSATASAELG from the coding sequence ATGCCTCCCGAGCTGACAGCCGCCCTGGCGCTCTGCCGCAACCTGCCCTCGCCGCCCGGTATTGCCCTGCGCATCATCGAACTGGCCCAGGACCCGGAAGCGGATATCGCCACCGCCGCAGACATCATCGCCATCGACATGGCGTTGAGCGCTCGCATGCTGCGCATCGCCAATTCGCCGCTGTACGCCAGCCGTCGCCGCATCGAGAACCTCGGCCAGGCGCTGACCATGCTGGGCCTGAATGCCACGATCAGCCTTGCCCTCGGCTTCACCGTCACCCAGGGACTGACCGGCGGTGCCGACCACGACCTGCGCCAGCGCGCGTGGAAACGCAGCATCCTCAGCGCCCTGGCCGCCAGCCAGCTGGGCCAGGCCCGCGGCCTGCGCCGGCTGGAGGAACTGATGCTGGCCGGGCTGCTGCAGGACCTGGGCGTGCTGTGCCTGGCCCAGGCCGAGTCGGAGCGCTACCTGCCGCTGCTGCGCGAAGCCCGTGACAACACGGATCTGGTCGCGCGCGAGCGCGAGGAACTGGGCTGCAGCCATGCCGACGTCGGCGCCTGGGTGGCCGAGCAGTGGGGCCTGCCGCGCTACCTGGTGGAAAGCATCAGCCACAGCGAGGACGAGGACGCTGCCGAGTCGCCGTTCCAGGCCTGCGTGCAGCTGTCCGGCGCGGTCGCCGACATCTGGCTGGACGACGACGCCGATGCCGCCCGCGAACGCGCCCTGCACCAGGTGCATGACCGGCTGGAACTCGACAGCGCCCGATTCGACCAGGTGCTGACCCGCATCAGCGAGGCCCTGCCGGACATCGCCAGCCTGTTCGAGGCCGGCCTGAACTCGCCATTGCGGGTTCGCGAACTGATCGACCACGCGCAGGAACTGGCCACCCTGCGCAACCTGCGCGAGCTGCAGGATGCCGACCAGGCGCGCCGCCGCGCCGACGAATTCGAGGCGCGGGCCAAGCGCCTGGCCGACCAGGCCCACCGCGACGCCCTGACCGGCGTACTCAACCGCCGCCAGCTGGAGGCGGTGCTGGAGCAGGAATTCCTGCGCGCCGGGCGCCAGGGCTGGCCGCTGTCGGTGGCCTTCATCGACCTGGACGACTTCAAGAAGATCAACGATGCCCACGGCCACCTGACCGGCGACGAAGTGCTGCGCGCCTTTGCCGGCAAGCTGCAGGGCCAGTTGCGCAACAGCGACACCGTGGCCCGCTTCGGCGGCGAGGAGTTCGTCGCGCTGCTGCCCAACACCAGTGAATCGGTGGCGCTGGACGTAATCCGCCGGGTGTTGGCCAACATCGTCGCCACGCCGATGGCCGAGCTGGAGGGCGGGCCGCTGTTCGTCACCTTCTCCGCCGGCGTGGCCACCCAGGGCGGCTACGAACGCTTTGCCGACGTACAGGACCTGCTGCGTGCCGCCGACGATGTGCTGTACCGCTCGAAGAACCTGGGCCGCAACCGGGTGATCGCCCGCTCCCCCGGCGCCCTGGGCCACGACGAGCTTTCGGCCACCGCCAGCGCCGAGCTGGGCTGA